Proteins encoded by one window of Arabidopsis thaliana chromosome 2, partial sequence:
- the RR16 gene encoding response regulator 16 (response regulator 16 (RR16); CONTAINS InterPro DOMAIN/s: CheY-like (InterPro:IPR011006), Signal transduction response regulator, receiver domain (InterPro:IPR001789); BEST Arabidopsis thaliana protein match is: response regulator 17 (TAIR:AT3G56380.1); Has 23045 Blast hits to 22821 proteins in 2006 species: Archae - 145; Bacteria - 19499; Metazoa - 15; Fungi - 406; Plants - 1290; Viruses - 6; Other Eukaryotes - 1684 (source: NCBI BLink).), giving the protein MNSSGGSCSSLMDVVAYDHHLHHGHDEELHVLAVDDNLIDRKLVERLLKISCCKVTTAENALRALEYLGLGDQNQHIDALTCNVMKVSLIITDYCMPGMTGFELLKKVKESSNLREVPVVIMSSENIPTRINKCLASGAQMFMQKPLKLADVEKLKCHLMNCRS; this is encoded by the exons ATGAACAGTTCAGGAGGTTCTTGTTCGTCTTTAATGGATGTGGTGGCTtatgatcatcatcttcatcatggTCATGATGAAGAGCTTCATGTTTTAGCTGTAGATGATAATCTTATTGACCGTAAACTCGTTGAGAGGTTGCTCAAGATCTCTTGTTGCAAAG TGACAACAGCAGAGAATGCGCTTAGAGCATTGGAGTATTTGGGTTTGGGAGATCAAAATCAGCATATTGATGCATTGACCTGTAAc GTTATGAAGGTGAGTCTAATCATCACCGATTACTGTATGCCTGGAATGACAGGTTTTGAGCTACTCAAGAAAGTGAAG GAGTCATCAAATCTGAGAGAGGTTCCTGTTGTGATAATGTCTTCAGAGAATATTCCTACTCGCATAAACAA ATGTTTAGCGAGTGGAGCTCAAATGTTTATGCAGAAGCCTTTGAAGCTTGCTGATGTTGAGAAGCTTAAATGTCATCTCATGAACTGCAGAAGCTAA
- the RR16 gene encoding response regulator 16 (response regulator 16 (RR16); CONTAINS InterPro DOMAIN/s: CheY-like (InterPro:IPR011006), Signal transduction response regulator, receiver domain (InterPro:IPR001789); BEST Arabidopsis thaliana protein match is: response regulator 17 (TAIR:AT3G56380.1).), whose product MNSSGGSCSSLMDVVAYDHHLHHGHDEELHVLAVDDNLIDRKLVERLLKISCCKVTTAENALRALEYLGLGDQNQHIDALTCNVMKVSLIITDYCMPGMTGFELLKKVKQESSNLREVPVVIMSSENIPTRINKCLASGAQMFMQKPLKLADVEKLKCHLMNCRS is encoded by the exons ATGAACAGTTCAGGAGGTTCTTGTTCGTCTTTAATGGATGTGGTGGCTtatgatcatcatcttcatcatggTCATGATGAAGAGCTTCATGTTTTAGCTGTAGATGATAATCTTATTGACCGTAAACTCGTTGAGAGGTTGCTCAAGATCTCTTGTTGCAAAG TGACAACAGCAGAGAATGCGCTTAGAGCATTGGAGTATTTGGGTTTGGGAGATCAAAATCAGCATATTGATGCATTGACCTGTAAc GTTATGAAGGTGAGTCTAATCATCACCGATTACTGTATGCCTGGAATGACAGGTTTTGAGCTACTCAAGAAAGTGAAG CAGGAGTCATCAAATCTGAGAGAGGTTCCTGTTGTGATAATGTCTTCAGAGAATATTCCTACTCGCATAAACAA ATGTTTAGCGAGTGGAGCTCAAATGTTTATGCAGAAGCCTTTGAAGCTTGCTGATGTTGAGAAGCTTAAATGTCATCTCATGAACTGCAGAAGCTAA
- a CDS encoding Nucleic acid-binding, OB-fold-like protein (Nucleic acid-binding, OB-fold-like protein; FUNCTIONS IN: tRNA binding; INVOLVED IN: tRNA aminoacylation for protein translation; EXPRESSED IN: 22 plant structures; EXPRESSED DURING: 14 growth stages; CONTAINS InterPro DOMAIN/s: Nucleic acid-binding, OB-fold-like (InterPro:IPR016027), Nucleic acid-binding, OB-fold (InterPro:IPR012340), tRNA-binding domain (InterPro:IPR002547); BEST Arabidopsis thaliana protein match is: methionine--tRNA ligase, putative / methionyl-tRNA synthetase, putative / MetRS, putative (TAIR:AT4G13780.1); Has 6072 Blast hits to 6060 proteins in 2115 species: Archae - 244; Bacteria - 4267; Metazoa - 483; Fungi - 217; Plants - 163; Viruses - 1; Other Eukaryotes - 697 (source: NCBI BLink).): MDSKAKQMILSALCKHFSLDPEPFVGGAGESDIKTLYSNVLKASGKEVSAQNNDVLKWLDFAEGFSSDSKDWFSALEKLNLELATKSVLLGNGLTPSAADVAVFSALHSSVLGLSDSDKEKVPHVIRWVNYIQNKEELSTLFAPIPVKLPEFSFEVPKPAIKVETNSNSKKAAEGVKPVDKPDVQPQLGTKKTEPEEPKKNAAKEKDAKKEKKKPAEPEPAKKEAELSVSLLNIQVGLIRKAWKHPSADSLLVEEIDVGEDKVRQVVSGLAKFCSPEDLTNRLVALITNVKPGKLRDVMSQGLVLCASSEDHSVVEPLLPPAGAKPGERVSFSGIEGKPEDVLNPKKKQLEKITPGLYTDENGVATYKGIQFMTSAGPCTSSIPKATIK, translated from the exons ATGGATTCAAAGGCGAAGCAGATGATTCTTTCAGCTCTCTGCAAACACTTCTCTTTGGATCCT GAACCTTTTGTGGGCGGAGCGGGTGAAAGTGATATCAAGACACTTTATTCTAATGTATTGAAGGCATCTGGAAAGGAAGTATCTGCACAAAACAACGAT GTTTTGAAGTGGCTAGATTTTGCGGAAGGTTTCTCTTCAGATTCAAAGGATTGGTTTTCAGCTCTTGAAAAGTTGAATTTAGAGTTAGCTACCAAGTCAGTGCTCTTGGGAAACGGATTGACGCCATCGGCAGCTGATGTTGCTGTGTTTTCAGCTCTGCATTCTTCAGTG CTTGGCCTCTCAGATTCAGACAAGGAGAAAGTACCACATGTCATAAGATGGGTGAATTACATCCAG AATAAAGAAGAGTTGTCGACATTATTTGCACCAATACCTGTGAAGCTACCAGAATTTAGCTTCGAG GTACCAAAACCTGCCATTAAGGTGGAAACAAATTCTAATTCAAAAAAAGCTGCAGAAGGTGTAAAGCCTGTTGACAAGCCAGATGTGCAGCCGCAGCTGGGCACAAAGAAAACTGAGCCAGAG GAACCAAAGAAAAATGCAGCAAAAGAGAAGGATgccaaaaaggaaaagaagaagcctGCTGAACCAGAACCAGCTAAGAAAGAGGCAGAGCTTAGTGTCAGTTTGCTTAACATTCAGGTTGGTCTAATTCGTAAAGCATGGAAGCACCCATCGGCGGATAG TTTGCTGGTGGAAGAAATAGATGTCGGGGAGGATAAAGTGAGACAAGTAGTTAGTGGCTTAGCAAAGTTCTGCAGTCCTGAGGATCTAACG AACCGCCTCGTTGCACTCATCACAAATGTCAAACCTGGAAAGCTAAGAGATGTAATGTCACAAGGACTG GTTCTTTGTGCTTCAAGTGAAGATCACTCGGTGGTAGAGCCGTTGCTACCACCTGCTGGTGCTAAACCAGGAGAGCGTGTTTCATTTTCAGG GATTGAAGGAAAGCCAGAAGATGTACTGAACCCAAAAAAGAAGCAACTAGAGAAGATAACACCG GGTCTCTACACTGATGAAAATGGCGTAGCCACATACAAAGGCATACAATTCATGACCTCGGCTGGACCTTGCACTTCCAGCATCCCCAAGGCGACCATCAAGTAG
- a CDS encoding PRP38 family protein (PRP38 family protein; CONTAINS InterPro DOMAIN/s: PRP38 (InterPro:IPR005037); BEST Arabidopsis thaliana protein match is: SART-1 family (TAIR:AT5G16780.1); Has 71927 Blast hits to 24591 proteins in 1125 species: Archae - 74; Bacteria - 21911; Metazoa - 26638; Fungi - 6334; Plants - 3978; Viruses - 317; Other Eukaryotes - 12675 (source: NCBI BLink).), which produces MANRTDPLAKNIRGTNPQNLVEKIVRTKIYQHTFWKEQCFGLTAETLVDKAMELDHLGGTFGGSRKPTPFLCLILKMLQIQPEKEIVVEFIKNDDYKYVRILGAFYLRLTGTDVDVYRYLEPLYNDYRKVRQKLSDGKFSLTHVDEVIEELLTKDYSCDIAMPRLKKRWTLEQNGLLEPRKSVLEDDFEEEEEKEENEGIADGSEDEMDQRRKSPERERERDRDRRRDSHRHRDRDYDRDYDMDRDHDRDYERERGHGRDRDRERDRDHYRERDRDRERGRDRERDRRDRARRRSRSRSRDRKRHETDDVRDREEPKKKKEKKEKMKEDGTDHPNPEIAEMNRLRASLGMKPLRD; this is translated from the exons ATGGCAAACAGAACAGATCCGTTGGCAAAGAATATAAGAGGAACGAATCCGCAGAATCTGGTAGAGAAGATTGTGCGAACGAAGATTTATCAGCACACCTTTTGGAAGGAGCAGTGCTTTGGTCTCACGGCGGAGACATTGGTGGACAAAGCTATGGAGCTCGACCATCTAGGTGGTACCTTTGGTGGTAGCCGCAAGCCTACTCCGTTCCTTTGCCTCATATTGAAGATGCTTCAAATCCAGCCTGAGAAGGAAATTGTCGTGGAGTTCATAAAAAATGATGACTACAA ATATGTTCGTATTCTTGGTGCGTTCTATCTGCGTCTCACTGGGACTGATGTTGATGTCTATCGCTACCTCGAACCTCTCTACAATGACTACCGGAAAGTGAGACAAAAGTTATCTGATGGGA AGTTTTCGCTGACACATGTGGACGAAGTCATTGAGGAACTTCTAACCAAGGATTATTCTTGTGATATTGCAATGCCACGTTTGAAgaaaag GTGGACGCTTGAACAGAATGGTTTATTAGAGCCAAGGAAAAGTGTTTTGGAAGACGActttgaagaagaggaagaaaaggaGGAGAATGAAGGGATTGCTGATGGATCTGAAGATGAGATG GATCAGCGCCGTAAGAGTcctgaaagagaaagagaaagagacagagacagGAGACGCGACAGTCATAGACACAG GGATCGTGATTATGACAGAGACTATGATATGGATCGAGATCATGACAGAGACTATGAAAGAGAACGTGGGCATGGTCGAGACCGGGATAGGGAGAGAGACAGGGATCACTATAGAGAGCGAGATAGGGACAGGGAAAGAGGCAGAGATAGAGAACGAGACAGAAGAGACAGGGCAAGGCGCAGAAGTAGAAGCAGGAGTAGGGATCGTAAGAGACATGAAACTGATGATGTGCGGGATCGGGAAGAAcctaagaaaaagaaagaaaagaaggagaagatgaaggaagatGGAACCGATCATCCAAATCCTGAAATTGCAGAGATGAATAGACTGAGAGCATCACTGGGAATGAAACCCCTCAGGGACTGA